The following are encoded together in the Candidatus Limnocylindrales bacterium genome:
- a CDS encoding histidine kinase dimerization/phospho-acceptor domain-containing protein — protein sequence MDEEIIASFVHEINNSLYAIQLSVSHALTDLEPERKTQLLEGVLQQIDQIADLTKKLRDFSRSSQEISEIEVKSFLKEIISLLAPYLKRKRIQLNTQFEGPPLFIKANLNQLKEEFFNLIKRIGIGEVGKSSGPQELEIKVTDQGDQVIIEAMGPEVPADRFAISKNLSSQI from the coding sequence ATGGACGAAGAGATTATAGCCAGTTTCGTTCATGAGATCAATAATTCTTTGTACGCTATTCAACTCTCTGTCAGCCATGCCTTAACAGATTTAGAACCGGAGAGAAAAACGCAATTGTTAGAAGGGGTCTTACAGCAAATAGATCAGATAGCCGACTTAACAAAAAAACTAAGGGATTTTTCCAGGTCTTCCCAGGAAATCTCGGAGATAGAGGTAAAAAGCTTCTTGAAAGAGATTATTTCTCTGTTAGCACCCTATCTCAAGCGTAAACGTATTCAACTTAATACCCAATTCGAGGGGCCACCCCTTTTTATAAAAGCTAACTTGAATCAATTGAAAGAAGAATTTTTCAATTTGATCAAGCGTATTGGCATAGGAGAAGTTGGAAAATCTTCTGGGCCCCAGGAGTTGGAAATAAAAGTAACCGACCAAGGAGATCAGGTAATTATAGAGGCGATGGGGCCAGAAGTACCGGCAGATCGATTTGCGATTAGTAAAAACCTAAGTTCGCAAATCTAA
- the hflK gene encoding FtsH protease activity modulator HflK, translated as MTQKRKVQLVGILFLVLMAGYLSTGFFTVAPDEQAVIRRFGKIISSRLGPGMHYRIPWPVDQVNTLKTTAVMKTGVGFELVAEGQGQESPLGMELLTGDTNILNIAMVLQYVIQDPALFLFEVEDPQKLIKNVAASILTETVLNLPVDEVLTSGRLLIQDIVKQKTQEALDRYKSGIHVISANIMSINLDPAVVQAFQDVSNARADKERKINEAHSYVNNLLPKTRGEAQSLLLEAQGYKEKKISEATGEANRFKEFLKEYEKSPDVTRTRLYLEYMEKILSKVKKYYIDSDNGKIPVNLRLSTTP; from the coding sequence ATGACCCAAAAAAGAAAAGTTCAGTTGGTTGGAATCCTTTTCCTTGTTCTGATGGCCGGGTATTTATCCACGGGTTTTTTTACCGTTGCCCCCGACGAACAGGCAGTCATCAGGCGCTTTGGTAAGATTATAAGTTCTCGCCTAGGGCCTGGAATGCACTATCGAATCCCCTGGCCGGTAGATCAGGTGAATACCCTCAAGACCACAGCCGTTATGAAAACAGGGGTGGGATTCGAGCTGGTTGCAGAAGGCCAGGGTCAGGAATCTCCCCTGGGAATGGAACTCCTGACGGGAGATACCAATATCCTCAATATTGCCATGGTCCTTCAGTATGTAATTCAAGACCCGGCTTTATTTCTCTTTGAGGTCGAAGATCCCCAGAAACTCATAAAAAATGTTGCCGCTTCCATATTAACAGAGACCGTTCTAAATTTACCTGTTGATGAGGTACTAACTTCTGGACGCTTACTTATTCAAGATATTGTGAAACAAAAAACCCAGGAAGCCCTGGATCGCTATAAGAGTGGTATTCATGTAATTTCAGCAAATATTATGAGTATTAATCTGGATCCGGCAGTAGTCCAGGCCTTTCAAGATGTTTCCAATGCAAGGGCCGATAAGGAAAGAAAAATTAACGAAGCCCATAGCTACGTAAACAATCTTTTACCTAAAACCCGTGGAGAAGCACAATCCCTTTTGCTGGAAGCCCAAGGATATAAGGAAAAAAAGATTTCTGAAGCAACCGGGGAAGCAAACCGCTTTAAGGAATTTCTCAAAGAGTATGAAAAGTCTCCAGATGTTACCCGAACCCGTCTTTATCTGGAATATATGGAAAAAATCCTCTCCAAGGTTAAAAAATACTACATCGATTCGGATAACGGAAAGATTCCTGTTAACCTGAGACTCTCAACAACCCCTTAA
- a CDS encoding protease modulator HflC, with amino-acid sequence MFFTVDVSEYGVVKRFGKVVRVLSEPGLHVKLPAPFHQVQKVNRSLMSFQPPSMEYLTQSKNHISISNIILWRVGDPKRFVETLIDRTHAEIRLADMVSSEIGSTLGTYPLNALISTQPEEFQFRKVVSQILENTRKNARNYGIEVTDVRLVALNFPEQNKQSVFERMVAERGRMATKYRSEGEMESARIIAEAEREKTKILAEAYKEAENYRAQGDSEAMRIYTEAFRNNPQFYKFLRTLEAYEKIFDTRTLIFFPSDADVIKLLNNPEGMKPVIEKKEALKDQAPVR; translated from the coding sequence ATGTTCTTTACTGTAGATGTGAGTGAATATGGCGTGGTCAAGCGATTTGGAAAAGTCGTAAGGGTTCTTTCAGAACCCGGCCTCCATGTAAAGCTCCCCGCACCTTTTCATCAGGTTCAAAAAGTCAACCGAAGCCTCATGAGCTTCCAACCTCCCAGTATGGAATATCTGACCCAAAGCAAGAATCATATTTCTATTTCCAATATCATTTTATGGCGGGTGGGAGATCCCAAGAGATTTGTGGAAACCCTTATAGATAGAACCCATGCAGAAATTCGACTGGCCGATATGGTATCTTCCGAAATCGGCTCTACCTTGGGGACCTATCCTTTAAATGCATTAATTTCTACGCAACCGGAAGAATTTCAGTTTAGAAAGGTTGTATCTCAAATCCTGGAGAATACCCGAAAAAATGCCAGGAATTACGGAATTGAAGTCACCGATGTTCGCCTGGTCGCCCTCAATTTCCCGGAACAGAATAAACAGAGCGTTTTTGAACGTATGGTGGCCGAACGTGGCCGTATGGCAACAAAGTATCGCTCTGAGGGGGAGATGGAATCTGCTCGTATCATCGCAGAGGCAGAACGGGAGAAAACAAAAATTCTAGCAGAAGCCTATAAAGAAGCGGAAAATTATCGGGCCCAAGGAGATAGTGAAGCCATGCGAATCTATACCGAAGCATTTCGCAATAACCCTCAGTTCTATAAGTTCCTGAGAACCCTGGAGGCTTACGAGAAAATTTTTGATACCCGAACCTTGATCTTTTTTCCCTCCGATGCCGATGTAATTAAATTGCTTAATAACCCTGAAGGAATGAAACCTGTTATCGAGAAGAAAGAGGCTTTGAAAGACCAGGCCCCTGTAAGATAG
- a CDS encoding SO_0444 family Cu/Zn efflux transporter yields the protein MIDFLLQILQEIWTVFKEASLFLLFGYIIGVLLNLLIPAKTFLKYLGAGKIKSVFWASLLGVPLPLCSCGVLPTALSLRKQGATKGATVSFLISTPETGVDSISLSYALMDPIMTVARPIAAFFTAMTAGIVTNLWGDDTAGTPRPDQPPLTRDPHSDLVEEGSLLEPPPQLETLLEPPAVTHTQQTSRLTYWTREFYKRFLELIDETSYWLVLGVVLSGIIATLLPASIIEKYLSGGFTTMLLMLLIGIPIYTCASASTPIAATLILKGLNPGAALVFLLSGPATNIGAIVVLLKFLGRKVMALYLGSIVVMSLLAGYIVNWIYLSSGLDPRATFGTTTSVIPERLKIVVAVAMIGLFISSVRRTHIPEEWIQIRDWLSTFTGFHVTTPRIKWGVIISLVLLYLYSGFITVEPGEIGVKLRFGRIVSSDLTPGLHYHLPWPIEKIEKIHQDLVRRVEIGFRTSAGSSLNNPNPVKTLTVAGPSNPAPTAMTSMTLWAEQKKVENEAFLITGDENIVDINLTVQYQIKDPIQYAYRFGEPDRLVRSMTLAGLREVIGQMMVDSILTTERGNIEKKVQRILQDALDGYQAGIQVLFVQLLSVDAPREVHSAFRDVASAQEDKIHIINRALTFAEETINAAKGEAASTIQSSLAFKEEKILKAQGDAQAFLLRNQAYQLSPELNQFRLYIETLETVLPRVQKTIRPGSRYVKDVDLWMIRPLVQEP from the coding sequence ATGATTGATTTTTTACTTCAAATCCTTCAAGAAATCTGGACGGTTTTTAAGGAAGCTTCTCTCTTTCTTCTCTTTGGTTATATCATAGGGGTTCTCTTAAACTTACTCATTCCTGCCAAAACCTTTCTTAAATACCTGGGAGCAGGAAAGATCAAGTCGGTTTTTTGGGCATCTCTTCTGGGAGTGCCCTTACCTTTATGCTCCTGTGGAGTCCTTCCCACGGCGCTTTCTTTAAGAAAACAGGGTGCCACCAAAGGTGCCACTGTTTCTTTTCTCATTTCAACTCCGGAAACCGGCGTAGATTCCATCAGCCTGAGTTATGCTCTGATGGATCCCATTATGACCGTAGCACGTCCCATAGCCGCTTTTTTTACAGCCATGACGGCCGGTATTGTAACGAATTTATGGGGGGATGATACAGCCGGTACTCCGCGACCCGATCAACCCCCTCTAACCCGGGATCCCCATTCTGATCTGGTAGAGGAGGGGTCTTTGCTAGAACCTCCTCCTCAGTTGGAAACCCTCTTAGAACCCCCTGCGGTTACGCATACACAGCAAACGAGCCGTTTAACCTACTGGACTCGGGAATTTTATAAAAGATTTCTCGAATTGATTGATGAAACTTCTTACTGGTTAGTCCTGGGAGTGGTTTTATCCGGGATTATCGCTACACTCCTTCCGGCCTCTATCATCGAAAAATATCTAAGTGGTGGTTTTACAACGATGCTGCTTATGCTGCTCATCGGGATTCCAATCTATACCTGTGCTTCAGCATCGACGCCCATTGCTGCAACCCTCATCTTAAAAGGATTAAATCCGGGAGCTGCTTTGGTTTTTCTCTTATCCGGGCCTGCAACCAATATAGGGGCCATTGTAGTCCTATTAAAATTTTTGGGTCGTAAGGTGATGGCTCTCTACCTGGGATCCATTGTTGTGATGAGCTTATTGGCCGGATATATAGTCAACTGGATATATCTGAGCTCTGGCCTCGATCCCCGGGCTACTTTTGGAACCACCACCAGTGTTATTCCGGAGCGCCTCAAAATTGTTGTGGCCGTTGCAATGATCGGCTTATTTATCTCCAGCGTCCGCCGGACCCACATACCCGAAGAGTGGATCCAGATACGAGATTGGCTTAGTACCTTTACCGGGTTTCATGTAACAACCCCCCGAATCAAATGGGGTGTTATCATTAGTCTTGTGCTTCTTTACCTGTATAGCGGTTTTATAACCGTCGAACCTGGAGAGATCGGAGTGAAATTACGTTTTGGGAGAATAGTCTCCTCTGATCTAACTCCCGGTCTTCACTACCATCTGCCGTGGCCTATCGAAAAAATCGAAAAGATTCATCAAGATCTGGTTCGAAGGGTCGAGATTGGGTTCCGAACCTCGGCCGGCTCTAGCCTGAACAATCCAAATCCAGTTAAAACCTTAACCGTAGCAGGCCCTTCAAATCCCGCACCAACCGCTATGACCTCCATGACCCTCTGGGCCGAGCAGAAAAAAGTAGAAAATGAGGCTTTTTTGATAACCGGAGATGAAAACATTGTAGATATCAATTTAACGGTACAATATCAGATAAAGGATCCTATACAATATGCTTACAGATTCGGTGAGCCAGATCGGTTGGTACGAAGTATGACCTTAGCCGGACTTCGTGAAGTTATCGGGCAGATGATGGTCGACTCGATCCTGACGACGGAAAGGGGAAATATAGAAAAGAAGGTACAACGTATTCTCCAAGATGCCCTGGATGGTTATCAGGCGGGTATCCAGGTTCTTTTTGTACAATTGTTATCGGTTGATGCTCCCCGAGAAGTCCACTCGGCGTTCCGGGATGTAGCCAGTGCCCAGGAAGATAAAATTCATATCATCAATCGGGCTTTGACCTTTGCCGAAGAAACCATCAATGCAGCTAAAGGAGAAGCTGCCAGTACCATTCAGTCCAGTCTGGCTTTTAAAGAGGAAAAAATCTTGAAAGCTCAGGGAGATGCCCAGGCCTTCCTTCTAAGAAACCAGGCCTATCAACTTTCCCCTGAGCTCAATCAATTCCGCCTTTACATAGAAACCCTTGAGACGGTTTTACCGAGAGTTCAAAAAACCATAAGGCCCGGGTCTCGATACGTCAAAGATGTCGATCTTTGGATGATTCGGCCTCTTGTACAAGAACCATGA
- a CDS encoding acetamidase/formamidase family protein, with protein MRLLIKRFVGVVSVSVFLFSILVSFPVSAAEHRYDPGDKVYFTYCHSHPPALKIKPGDKVITRTRDASNDAFAPTDKTLAPKLDLTKVNPQTGPFYIEGAEPGDTLVVKLLKVAPNRDWGWGGAIPYFGALAPEYKTQMVTDPVKDTLYIWKFNPDKTAAVLDMPKSKVGKEEVPIRSFLGTIGTAPPGKECISSLVPGPHGANMDFNEVISGVTMYFPVFEPGALFMIGDGHAAQGDGEVMGAAIETSMDVEFTVDLIKGKTINWPRLENDKFIMSIGSTRPLIDALRIACVDLINWLVTDYGFDKMEAYQLLGQAAQIEVANVVDPQYSVACQLDKKYLPK; from the coding sequence ATGAGGTTGTTAATCAAACGATTCGTAGGGGTAGTCAGCGTTTCGGTTTTTCTTTTCTCCATCCTGGTGAGTTTTCCTGTTTCAGCGGCAGAGCATAGATATGACCCGGGGGATAAAGTTTATTTCACTTACTGTCATTCCCATCCTCCTGCTTTAAAAATTAAACCCGGGGATAAAGTAATTACGAGAACCCGGGATGCATCCAATGATGCCTTTGCGCCCACAGACAAAACCTTAGCTCCCAAACTGGATCTTACCAAAGTGAACCCTCAAACGGGTCCCTTTTACATTGAAGGGGCAGAACCCGGAGACACGCTGGTGGTGAAACTGTTAAAAGTTGCTCCAAACCGGGATTGGGGTTGGGGCGGGGCCATTCCCTATTTTGGGGCTCTGGCTCCAGAGTATAAAACCCAAATGGTGACAGATCCGGTGAAGGATACTCTGTATATTTGGAAGTTTAATCCAGATAAAACGGCGGCAGTTTTAGATATGCCCAAGAGCAAAGTAGGAAAGGAAGAGGTTCCTATCCGATCATTCCTGGGAACTATTGGTACGGCTCCTCCGGGAAAGGAGTGTATCAGCTCCCTGGTTCCGGGTCCCCATGGGGCTAATATGGATTTTAATGAGGTCATCTCCGGAGTAACCATGTATTTTCCGGTTTTTGAACCTGGTGCCTTATTTATGATCGGTGATGGACATGCTGCACAAGGAGATGGCGAGGTCATGGGAGCAGCTATCGAGACTTCCATGGACGTAGAGTTCACCGTGGATTTGATCAAAGGGAAAACCATCAACTGGCCCCGTCTGGAGAATGATAAATTCATCATGTCTATCGGCAGCACACGACCTTTGATCGATGCCCTGAGAATCGCCTGTGTGGATTTAATTAACTGGCTGGTTACAGACTACGGCTTTGACAAAATGGAAGCTTATCAATTACTGGGGCAGGCGGCTCAAATTGAAGTTGCCAATGTGGTCGATCCTCAATACTCCGTGGCCTGCCAGTTAGACAAGAAGTATTTACCAAAGTAG
- a CDS encoding protease modulator HflC, giving the protein MQRKIHIILIILILLVGWSCFFIVDEREYAIVTQFGNPVRVLKSPGLKLKYPYPFQDVLRFDNRFWVFESPSQEFLSLSKKNIMASSFLLWKIEDPKKFLQTVFDKKGAESRLLDIVSAQLGAALGKVELTTFITVNPEDYQADAIMAEVTRKCREIASQDYGIFIADVRIQQLDFPEKNRESVFQRMKSERGRISMKYRSEGEEEGLKIRAEAAKERTRIVSEAYKVAQAYKGEGEAESTKIYAEAVNKNPEFYQFLRTLEAYKSFMNDKTSMILPLNSDLFRLLYDRNYVYGEGGDHKPE; this is encoded by the coding sequence ATGCAAAGGAAAATACATATTATCCTGATAATTCTTATTCTGCTGGTAGGATGGTCCTGCTTTTTTATTGTTGACGAACGGGAATATGCCATTGTAACCCAGTTCGGTAATCCGGTTCGCGTTCTCAAATCACCGGGTTTAAAACTTAAGTACCCTTATCCCTTTCAGGATGTCCTTCGATTCGATAACCGTTTTTGGGTCTTTGAATCCCCGTCTCAAGAATTTCTTTCCCTAAGTAAGAAAAATATCATGGCTTCCAGTTTTCTCTTATGGAAAATTGAAGATCCCAAGAAGTTCTTACAGACGGTTTTCGACAAAAAAGGGGCCGAATCCAGGCTTTTGGATATTGTATCGGCGCAGTTAGGTGCGGCCCTGGGTAAGGTGGAACTGACAACTTTCATCACCGTGAATCCCGAAGATTATCAAGCCGACGCGATCATGGCAGAGGTAACCAGGAAGTGTCGGGAGATTGCAAGTCAAGATTACGGGATCTTCATCGCAGATGTCCGGATACAACAGTTGGATTTTCCAGAAAAAAATCGGGAAAGTGTTTTTCAGAGGATGAAATCGGAGCGGGGACGTATTAGCATGAAGTATCGATCAGAGGGCGAGGAAGAAGGGCTTAAGATACGTGCAGAGGCCGCCAAGGAAAGGACGAGGATTGTATCGGAAGCTTACAAGGTTGCCCAGGCCTACAAAGGGGAAGGAGAGGCTGAATCAACCAAAATCTATGCGGAAGCCGTGAATAAAAACCCTGAGTTTTATCAGTTTTTAAGAACCCTGGAGGCTTATAAATCGTTCATGAACGATAAAACCAGTATGATTTTACCCTTAAATTCGGATTTATTCAGACTTTTGTACGACCGTAATTATGTCTATGGGGAAGGAGGTGATCATAAACCTGAATAA
- a CDS encoding NIPSNAP family protein yields MIYELRIYKAMPGRMPDLLNRFAKITLSFFEKHGMKVIGFWQPLVGNNNELIYLLAFEDINHFERAWKAMKEDPEWLKARAETEKNGPLVENVQNILLTPTSFSPMK; encoded by the coding sequence ATGATTTATGAACTCAGGATTTACAAAGCGATGCCGGGGCGAATGCCGGATCTTTTAAATCGTTTTGCAAAGATAACCCTTTCGTTTTTCGAAAAGCATGGGATGAAAGTTATCGGATTCTGGCAACCCCTGGTGGGAAATAACAATGAACTTATCTACCTCCTCGCCTTTGAAGACATCAATCACTTTGAAAGAGCCTGGAAGGCCATGAAAGAAGATCCCGAATGGTTAAAAGCTCGAGCCGAAACGGAGAAGAATGGCCCCTTAGTGGAAAACGTCCAGAACATCCTTCTCACTCCTACCAGTTTCTCTCCGATGAAGTAG
- a CDS encoding HAD-IIIA family hydrolase yields MKLPTPILPYSHTIFMNSKDKIKSRAEIIEIASHLRKAGRKIVTTNGAFDLLHPGHVKMLQEAKSLGDVLIVGVNSDASIRRFKGPHRPIYSERDRAEMLAALACTDYITIFDELTPVTLLDHIRPHIHVNSPEHGYDCIEKEVVLRHGGEIYLSKLIEGLSTSSLIEKILHVYSQPSYKAVFLDPETLFKSPQLIPPMLDNFDEEVLRVLPGFLQADYRLIILANHPEVAMGQLTEQDLKRYYGAVQQLLKSQGIELAGIYFCPHHPEGNVASYRVECSCRKPRPGLIEQAVSDLNLNLARSFVISKGLENILMGREINCKTILVESPSGRGAGIVNSTPTQNPQRHFYVGPHFRVEDFEEALNLITTQQVNKG; encoded by the coding sequence ATGAAACTCCCCACGCCCATACTCCCATACTCCCATACCATTTTCATGAACTCTAAAGATAAAATCAAATCCCGGGCGGAAATCATTGAGATAGCCTCTCATCTTCGAAAAGCAGGGCGTAAGATCGTTACCACCAACGGGGCCTTTGACCTCCTGCATCCGGGTCATGTAAAAATGCTTCAAGAAGCAAAGAGTCTGGGAGATGTTCTTATCGTGGGGGTTAACAGTGATGCTTCTATACGTAGATTTAAAGGTCCCCACCGACCCATCTATTCGGAGCGTGATCGGGCAGAGATGTTGGCGGCGCTTGCCTGTACCGATTATATTACTATTTTTGATGAGTTAACCCCGGTCACCCTTTTAGATCATATCCGGCCCCATATTCACGTAAACTCTCCGGAACATGGGTATGATTGTATTGAAAAAGAAGTAGTTCTTCGCCATGGGGGAGAAATTTATCTTTCCAAATTAATAGAAGGTCTTTCTACCAGTTCCCTTATTGAAAAAATCTTACATGTTTATAGCCAGCCTTCTTATAAAGCCGTTTTTTTAGATCCAGAGACCCTTTTTAAAAGTCCACAGCTTATCCCTCCGATGTTAGATAATTTCGATGAGGAGGTACTTCGGGTATTACCCGGCTTTTTACAGGCCGATTATCGATTGATTATCCTGGCGAACCATCCGGAAGTTGCCATGGGCCAGCTTACCGAGCAAGACCTTAAGCGCTATTATGGAGCCGTACAACAACTTCTTAAATCCCAGGGAATTGAACTGGCAGGGATTTACTTTTGTCCTCATCATCCGGAAGGGAACGTAGCCTCTTACCGGGTGGAATGTTCTTGTCGAAAACCTCGTCCCGGCCTTATAGAGCAGGCTGTTTCCGATCTGAATCTTAATCTTGCCCGTAGTTTCGTAATAAGTAAAGGCCTGGAAAACATTTTGATGGGTCGAGAAATTAATTGCAAAACTATTTTGGTGGAAAGTCCTTCCGGCAGAGGAGCCGGAATTGTCAACTCCACTCCTACCCAGAACCCTCAACGCCATTTTTATGTGGGACCTCATTTTAGGGTAGAGGATTTTGAAGAAGCTTTAAACCTGATTACAACTCAGCAGGTCAACAAAGGATAA
- a CDS encoding EAL domain-containing protein, with translation MKDEDKTKEQLLRELKALREYLPKLEQVKTRAGLVQYLLRKNMEQFKSIYQAIASGVIVRNAKGKVVYANEAACKLMGLTLDQIRGRVPIDPAWRAIYENGSPFLFETCPGMLTLHTGKSISNVVVGIFPVGEEGSILPGKPGSTGKPRWILMNSQPILDSHTRALKGAVDTFIDITERKHYEETILHMAYYDALTDLPNRILFSDRLAMELAHARREQKKLAILLLNLDRFRVINDSLGHTFGDRLLQSVAFRLRNCVREGDTVARLGGDEFLLLITGISRSEDAAKVVQKILEALKPPFHFEGHELHITASVGVALYPDDGEDVQTLLKSANTALHRAKEQGRDTYQLHTATMNAKAFDRLMLEHGLRRALERDELVVYYQPQVNLSTKQIVGMEALVRWRHPDQGIILPARFIPLAEETGLIIPIGEKVLRAACAQNKAWQDAGFPPLRVSVNLSARHFKQKNLVETIARALKETGLDPKYLDLELTEGTIMENAEETIKTLRALKDMGVHLSIDDFGTGYSSLNYLRRFPIDTLKIDQSFVRDIPTNPDDAAIAAAIIAMAHSLKLKVTAEGVETEEQLPFLYSQQCDEVQGYYFSKPLPPEAFAQLLKEGVSLKS, from the coding sequence ATGAAAGACGAAGATAAAACAAAGGAACAACTCCTCCGGGAATTAAAGGCACTTCGAGAATATTTGCCCAAATTAGAACAGGTAAAAACCAGGGCCGGATTGGTTCAGTACTTATTAAGGAAGAACATGGAACAATTTAAGAGTATTTATCAGGCTATTGCCAGCGGTGTTATTGTACGAAATGCCAAAGGGAAGGTTGTGTATGCAAACGAAGCTGCGTGTAAGCTCATGGGATTAACCCTGGATCAGATCCGAGGGCGAGTGCCCATAGATCCTGCATGGCGTGCTATTTATGAAAATGGTTCTCCTTTCCTTTTTGAAACGTGTCCCGGTATGTTAACCCTTCATACCGGGAAATCCATATCCAATGTAGTGGTCGGTATTTTTCCTGTCGGGGAAGAAGGTTCGATACTCCCGGGGAAACCCGGATCAACCGGGAAACCTCGCTGGATCTTAATGAATTCCCAACCTATCCTGGATTCCCATACCAGGGCTTTAAAAGGCGCGGTGGATACCTTTATAGATATTACGGAGCGTAAACATTATGAGGAAACGATTCTTCACATGGCTTATTACGATGCTTTGACGGATCTACCCAATCGTATTTTGTTTAGTGATCGCCTTGCCATGGAGCTGGCCCATGCCCGTCGTGAACAGAAAAAACTGGCCATCCTGCTTCTCAACCTGGATCGGTTTAGAGTCATCAATGATTCGTTGGGGCATACCTTTGGAGATCGTTTGTTGCAGAGTGTTGCATTTCGACTGAGAAATTGTGTACGGGAAGGAGATACCGTGGCTCGCCTGGGGGGAGATGAGTTCCTGTTGCTCATAACCGGAATTAGCCGATCGGAAGATGCTGCTAAAGTTGTCCAGAAAATCCTTGAGGCCCTCAAACCCCCTTTTCATTTCGAAGGCCATGAACTTCATATCACTGCCAGTGTGGGGGTTGCCCTTTATCCCGATGACGGAGAAGATGTCCAGACCTTATTAAAGAGCGCTAACACGGCTCTACACCGTGCCAAAGAACAAGGTCGAGATACTTACCAGCTTCACACGGCAACCATGAACGCCAAGGCCTTTGATCGGCTTATGTTAGAACATGGGCTGCGGCGGGCTCTCGAACGGGATGAACTGGTGGTGTATTACCAACCCCAGGTAAACCTCAGTACCAAACAAATAGTTGGTATGGAAGCCCTGGTACGCTGGCGACACCCGGATCAAGGAATCATCCTTCCGGCAAGATTTATTCCCTTAGCGGAAGAAACCGGACTTATTATTCCCATCGGGGAAAAGGTCTTGCGAGCCGCCTGTGCCCAGAATAAAGCCTGGCAGGATGCCGGCTTTCCACCCTTACGGGTCTCGGTAAACCTTTCAGCCCGCCATTTTAAACAAAAAAACCTGGTGGAAACCATCGCCCGGGCCCTTAAAGAAACCGGACTGGATCCTAAATATCTGGATTTGGAACTCACCGAAGGGACCATCATGGAAAATGCAGAAGAAACAATCAAAACCTTGCGCGCTTTGAAGGACATGGGAGTTCATCTCTCCATAGATGATTTTGGAACCGGATATTCTTCACTCAATTACCTGAGACGGTTTCCTATCGATACCTTGAAGATTGATCAGTCTTTTGTGCGGGATATCCCCACCAATCCCGATGATGCAGCCATTGCCGCAGCTATTATTGCGATGGCCCATAGCTTAAAATTGAAAGTAACAGCCGAAGGAGTGGAAACCGAAGAACAGTTGCCGTTTTTATATTCTCAACAGTGCGATGAAGTCCAGGGATATTACTTTAGCAAACCTCTGCCCCCTGAGGCATTTGCCCAATTATTGAAGGAAGGAGTCTCCCTTAAATCCTGA
- a CDS encoding spore germination protein GerW family protein, with product MLHSLKIRSTLSLILLGLLGFISPSEIIAEETKPVPPPPTVPASTIGALSDQIQKVLSANATLGQPIEIKNRTIVPVVSMAFGFGFGSCTGCSKMEAEGAMLNGGGGGWLSPQSLLIITENKVEVMEAKTSMIGEIIKSLTPIITEAIKSRQGRTQPPKEETPQKPPQ from the coding sequence ATGCTACATTCTCTCAAGATCCGTTCTACCCTGAGTCTAATCCTTTTAGGACTCCTGGGGTTCATTTCACCTTCTGAAATAATAGCCGAGGAAACAAAGCCTGTTCCCCCTCCCCCAACAGTTCCTGCCAGCACGATAGGTGCCTTATCAGATCAAATTCAAAAAGTTCTATCGGCCAATGCAACCTTAGGACAGCCTATAGAGATCAAAAATAGAACCATTGTTCCTGTGGTTAGTATGGCATTTGGTTTTGGTTTTGGTTCCTGTACGGGTTGTTCTAAAATGGAAGCGGAAGGAGCCATGCTCAACGGGGGTGGGGGGGGTTGGCTTAGTCCCCAATCTCTGTTGATCATTACAGAAAATAAAGTAGAGGTTATGGAAGCCAAAACAAGTATGATAGGAGAAATAATCAAATCGCTGACCCCTATTATTACAGAGGCTATCAAATCCAGGCAAGGTAGAACCCAGCCACCCAAAGAAGAAACTCCTCAAAAACCTCCCCAGTGA